One part of the Hyphomicrobiales bacterium genome encodes these proteins:
- a CDS encoding ABC transporter permease has translation MRLERRTDVPLGLVLTAPLAAILVALILGSGLIALAEVNPLTAYGHMLDGAFGSRLAITETLTRATPLILTGLAAAVAFRAKLWNIGGEGQFYLGALMTAWLGHSIVVGLPTPLAFGIIILFGMLAGSALLAGPAFLRLRFGIDEVVTTLLLNFVVLLFVGLMIEGPMRDPLAFGWPQSVPVERSLRLPDLVDRSRLHVGLLIAIAAAAIVWLVLERTVFGMESKAAGLNARAASFAGISLPRTIMGTALLSGGLAGLAGTVEVLGVTGNVTTTLSPGFGYSGIVVAMLAALHPIGVVAAAVFVATIFVGADAMARATGVPSFIADVIMAVSLLCMLVALLFASYRIRR, from the coding sequence ATGCGGCTTGAACGACGCACCGATGTGCCGCTTGGCTTGGTGTTGACGGCGCCATTGGCTGCGATACTCGTGGCCCTGATACTTGGCTCCGGCCTGATCGCCTTGGCAGAGGTCAATCCGCTGACGGCCTATGGTCACATGCTGGATGGAGCCTTTGGGTCGCGCCTTGCCATCACTGAAACGCTGACCCGCGCCACGCCGCTTATCCTGACCGGTCTGGCCGCAGCCGTCGCCTTTCGCGCCAAGCTTTGGAACATTGGCGGGGAGGGCCAATTCTATCTCGGCGCGTTGATGACCGCTTGGCTCGGACATTCGATCGTTGTCGGCCTTCCAACGCCGCTCGCTTTTGGCATTATCATCCTTTTTGGCATGCTGGCCGGTTCGGCCCTACTTGCCGGACCAGCCTTTCTGCGTCTGCGCTTCGGTATCGACGAGGTCGTCACCACGCTGCTCCTCAACTTTGTGGTTCTGCTGTTCGTCGGCTTGATGATCGAGGGGCCGATGCGCGACCCGCTTGCCTTCGGTTGGCCGCAGTCGGTGCCAGTCGAACGATCCTTGCGACTGCCCGATCTTGTCGACCGTTCCCGCCTTCACGTCGGGCTGCTGATCGCTATCGCCGCGGCCGCCATTGTCTGGCTTGTCCTTGAGCGCACGGTTTTCGGCATGGAAAGCAAAGCTGCTGGCCTGAATGCCCGGGCTGCATCCTTCGCCGGCATTTCGCTGCCACGCACCATCATGGGCACCGCCTTGCTGTCAGGTGGCTTGGCAGGGCTTGCCGGCACCGTTGAGGTTCTCGGCGTGACCGGCAATGTCACTACCACCCTGTCACCCGGCTTTGGCTATTCCGGTATCGTTGTCGCGATGCTAGCCGCGTTGCATCCGATAGGCGTGGTGGCGGCAGCGGTCTTCGTCGCCACCATCTTTGTTGGCGCCGATGCCATGGCGCGGGCAACCGGCGTACCGAGCTTCATCGCCGACGTCATCATGGCGGTCAGCCTTTTGTGCATGCTGGTGGCGCTGCTTTTCGCCAGTTACCGGATCAGGAGGTAG
- a CDS encoding ABC transporter ATP-binding protein, whose translation MNLHKGTPVLELSDITMRFGPLVANDAISITLGEGEILALLGENGAGKTTLMNILFGHYTADEGSVKALGETLPPGKPRAAIEAGVGMVHQHFTLAGNLTVLENVMLGSQPLTKLTSGREAAEKKLQDLADRFGLPVHPHARIADLSVGERQRVEILKALYRDARILILDEPTAVLARPEAERLFFTLRDMASKGLSIIFISHKLHEVMAGSDRVTVLRGGKVVAERKTAETNPAELAALMVGRQVARPKRESQAAGAPVISARNVSFGPPGERTLDAINFEVRAGEILGIVGVSGNGQSALGALLSGLTAPSDGEVLYAGDSDAPRNMATLTPRQLVEAGIGRIPEDRHAEGMVGEFAVWENMVLEQIKTDRFARRGFVRRGAGQAHATDLIERFDVRGAGPQTRTRLLSGGNMQKLILARVLAAGPRFIIANQPTRGLDEGAIAAVHEHLLNARKEGAAILLISEELEEATALSDRIQAILKGRLSAPITAEEASAERLGLMMAGMWGEADAA comes from the coding sequence ATGAACCTGCACAAAGGCACGCCGGTCCTGGAGCTGTCCGATATCACCATGCGCTTCGGCCCGCTGGTCGCCAATGACGCGATTTCGATCACGCTCGGTGAGGGTGAGATTCTCGCCCTGCTTGGTGAAAACGGTGCCGGCAAAACGACGCTGATGAACATCCTTTTCGGCCACTACACCGCCGATGAAGGCTCTGTGAAAGCGTTGGGCGAAACCCTGCCGCCCGGCAAGCCTCGCGCTGCCATCGAAGCTGGTGTCGGCATGGTCCACCAGCATTTCACGCTGGCCGGTAATTTGACCGTGCTTGAAAACGTCATGCTCGGCTCGCAGCCACTGACCAAGCTAACCAGCGGGCGTGAAGCGGCAGAGAAAAAGCTGCAAGATCTAGCCGATCGGTTTGGTCTTCCAGTTCATCCCCACGCTCGCATCGCCGACCTGTCCGTGGGTGAGCGCCAGCGTGTGGAGATTCTCAAAGCGCTCTATCGCGATGCGCGCATTCTCATTCTCGACGAGCCGACAGCGGTGCTTGCCCGGCCTGAGGCCGAACGCCTGTTTTTCACGCTGCGCGACATGGCCTCCAAAGGACTCTCGATTATCTTCATCTCGCACAAACTCCACGAGGTGATGGCGGGCTCCGACCGGGTGACGGTGTTGCGTGGCGGCAAGGTTGTCGCTGAGCGCAAGACCGCTGAAACCAACCCTGCTGAACTGGCCGCGCTGATGGTCGGGCGCCAAGTCGCACGGCCAAAACGCGAAAGTCAGGCCGCTGGCGCGCCAGTGATATCGGCCCGCAATGTCAGCTTTGGGCCGCCGGGCGAGCGGACGCTGGACGCGATCAATTTCGAGGTTCGTGCGGGCGAGATTCTCGGCATTGTCGGCGTCTCCGGCAATGGCCAGTCGGCGCTAGGGGCGCTCCTATCGGGCCTGACCGCGCCGAGCGACGGCGAGGTGCTCTATGCCGGTGATAGCGATGCGCCGCGCAACATGGCAACGCTTACCCCGCGCCAGCTTGTCGAGGCTGGCATTGGCCGCATTCCTGAAGATCGGCACGCCGAAGGCATGGTCGGCGAATTTGCTGTTTGGGAAAATATGGTGCTTGAGCAAATCAAGACCGACCGCTTCGCCAGGCGCGGCTTTGTGCGACGCGGGGCAGGTCAAGCCCATGCCACTGATCTCATCGAGCGGTTCGATGTGCGCGGTGCCGGACCGCAGACGCGAACACGGCTTCTATCCGGCGGCAATATGCAAAAGCTGATCCTGGCACGCGTTCTGGCTGCAGGCCCGCGTTTTATCATTGCCAACCAACCGACGCGGGGGCTGGATGAAGGTGCGATTGCCGCCGTGCACGAGCATCTGCTCAATGCCCGCAAGGAGGGTGCGGCCATCCTTCTCATCTCCGAGGAATTGGAGGAGGCGACCGCGCTGTCGGATCGCATTCAGGCAATTCTGAAAGGCCGGCTTTCAGCGCCGATCACCGCCGAGGAGGCCAGTGCCGAGCGGCTTGGTCTGATGATGGCGGGCATGTGGGGCGAAGCCGATGCGGCTTGA